The Pectinophora gossypiella chromosome 10, ilPecGoss1.1, whole genome shotgun sequence genome contains a region encoding:
- the LOC126370075 gene encoding DNA polymerase delta subunit 3-like, whose protein sequence is MDENMIETNLNMIKEMILDEEKLVTYVSISKDLCIHVNDSKQLLTQFVEDIKKKQPKIDLNVNYILSGITGDNKARTTVVSDKEVEDIKKSFKNVFYVHIYSVNRGLPSVDNVAFMAVNKFEDYPLYTGLIKSSTCIKRTSDEIGGLILNNQQNIEIEQKPNSIPQKKINVEAQKKSTDLKNLGAHVSEDKSVTKVHESKSEPSIKKEVVSPKKDLSNNTKSKPDKKNGAKSQKGIAGFFNKSNSMPNKVTPKDKSPEKKEVVVKKEPFNKSDHEEMSVEVEKMDVDEEVEKKVKQPVIKKEQVNGKSKNKSLTEIKKTAKVDKKRKRVLHVSDSESDEDKDPFADEPEGQESEDEIPPTPAINTVKITSGLVNPKKRRKIVDKTYTDEDGYILTKKEEVYESCSDNEEETSTKENIQNPPANTIKQEVTIKEKKSAPKANKKVSPPQKGKQATLMNFFKKV, encoded by the coding sequence ATGGACGAAAATATGATAGAAACAAATTTAAACATGATTAAGGAAATGATATTAGACGAGGAAAAGCTAGTCACGTACGTTTCTATTAGTAAAGATTTGTGTATTCACGTAAACGATAGCAAACAGTTGCTCACACAATTTGTTGAAGATATAAAGAAAAAGCAGCCTAAAATTGATCTAAATGTGAATTACATTCTGTCTGGAATAACTGGGGATAATAAAGCTCGAACAACCGTTGTAAGTGATAAAGAAGTAGAAGATATCAAGAAGTCTTTCAAGAATGTGTTCTATGTGCATATATACAGTGTAAACAGAGGGTTACCGTCTGTAGATAACGTAGCTTTCATGGCAGTAAATAAATTTGAAGATTACCCACTATACACAGGCTTAATAAAAAGCAGTACATGTATTAAAAGAACCTCTGATGAAATTGGAGGTTTGATATTAAACAACCAACAAAATATTGAAATTGAACAAAAACCGAACAGTATACCGCAGAAAAAAATTAATGTAGAGGCTCAGAAGAAATCAACAGACCTGAAAAATTTGGGTGCTCATGTATCAGAGGATAAAAGTGTTACCAAGGTGCATGAGTCTAAGTCTGAGCCAAGTATTAAAAAAGAAGTTGTATCTCCCAAAAAAGATTTATCGAATAACACCAAATCTAAGCCTGATAAGAAAAATGGTGCAAAATCACAAAAAGGGATTGCAGGATTTTTCAACAAATCAAATAGCATGCCTAATAAAGTTACACCAAAGGACAAATCTCCAGAGAAAAAAGAAGTTGTGGTTAAAAAAGAACCTTTTAATAAAAGTGATCATGAAGAAATGTCAGTTGAGGTTGAAAAAATGGATGTAGATGAGGAAGTTGAAAAGAAAGTAAAGCAACCtgttattaaaaaagaacaagttaatggaaaatctaaaaataaatcacttactgaaattaaaaaaactgcaaAAGTTGATAAGAAAAGGAAGAGAGTATTACATGTATCTGATAGTGAGAGTGATGAAGATAAAGACCCATTTGCTGATGAACCTGAAGGTCAGGAGTCAGAAGACGAAATCCCACCCACTCCTGCAATTAATACTGTCAAGATCACTTCAGGACTTGTTAACCCTAAGAAGAGGAGGAAAATTGTGGATAAAACATACACAGATGAAGATGGTTACATCTTAACCAAGAAAGAGGAAGTGTATGAAAGTTGTTCAGATAATGAAGAGGAAACTAGTACAAAAGAAAATATCCAGAATCCACCAGCgaatacaataaaacaagaaGTTACAATAAAAGAGAAGAAAAGTGCACCAAAAGCTAATAAAAAGGTATCTCCACCACAAAAAGGAAAGCAGGCCACACTTATGAACttctttaaaaaagtatag